One stretch of Actinacidiphila sp. DG2A-62 DNA includes these proteins:
- a CDS encoding response regulator transcription factor, with the protein MRIVIAEDDLLLREGLALLLRAESLDVVATAGTPGEALAAIDAHRPDVAILDVRMPPTHTDEGIAAAVEARRRQPDLPVLVLSAYVEQTFATELLSGGARGLGYLLKERVGRVEEFLDALHRVASGGTAVDPEVVAQLFAQSGRDTRLDRLTPRERDVLALMAEGLGNSAIAARLVVTDGAVHKHIRSIFAKLDLSPADQVDRRVAAVLHYLQNARGLA; encoded by the coding sequence ATGCGGATCGTGATCGCCGAGGACGACCTGCTGCTGCGGGAGGGCCTCGCCCTGCTGCTGCGCGCGGAGTCCCTGGACGTGGTGGCCACCGCCGGCACCCCCGGCGAGGCGCTCGCGGCGATCGACGCGCACCGGCCCGACGTCGCGATCCTCGACGTGCGGATGCCGCCGACGCACACCGACGAGGGGATCGCCGCGGCGGTCGAGGCCCGGCGCAGGCAGCCCGACCTGCCGGTGCTCGTGCTCTCCGCCTACGTGGAGCAGACCTTCGCCACCGAACTGCTCAGCGGCGGCGCGCGCGGCCTCGGCTACCTGCTCAAGGAACGCGTCGGGCGGGTGGAGGAGTTCCTCGACGCGCTGCACCGGGTGGCCTCCGGCGGCACCGCCGTGGACCCGGAGGTGGTCGCCCAGCTCTTCGCCCAGTCCGGCCGGGACACCCGGCTCGACCGCCTCACACCGCGCGAGCGCGACGTGCTCGCGCTGATGGCCGAGGGGCTCGGCAACTCCGCGATCGCCGCGCGGCTCGTCGTCACCGACGGCGCGGTGCACAAGCACATCCGCAGCATCTTCGCCAAGCTCGACCTGTCGCCGGCCGACCAGGTCGACCGCCGCGTCGCCGCGGTGCTGCACTACCTGCAGAACGCCCGCGGCCTCGCCTGA
- a CDS encoding DUF4232 domain-containing protein, with translation MQLIRTAAAATTLLAGALALTACGNDATASHAGPPADPAAVTAAATTAPGDAPSAPDAGPDTSGTGTDASGTSANASAPGANTAGGDTSRANAPRPAAGQGAKPAAASGRCHTGDLAFSWGSPSPDGDASRQQQAYVVLRNTSGHTCTMRGFPGVDLVNSGTQWSLRRTSQSPATVTLRSGATTRFTVTFLPWSADGNSASNDFAPTALVITPPDETSSYDLPWRWGHVLLQDAATHPGTYTGPVGG, from the coding sequence ATGCAGCTCATCCGGACGGCAGCCGCGGCGACGACCCTCCTCGCGGGCGCGCTCGCGCTCACCGCGTGCGGCAACGACGCGACGGCCTCGCACGCGGGTCCGCCCGCCGACCCGGCCGCGGTCACCGCGGCCGCCACGACCGCGCCGGGCGACGCGCCGTCCGCCCCGGACGCCGGGCCCGACACCTCCGGCACGGGTACGGACGCCTCCGGGACGAGCGCGAACGCCTCGGCCCCGGGCGCGAACACCGCCGGCGGCGACACCTCCCGCGCCAACGCGCCCCGCCCCGCCGCCGGTCAGGGCGCGAAGCCCGCCGCGGCGAGCGGCCGGTGCCACACCGGCGACCTCGCGTTCTCGTGGGGCTCGCCCTCCCCGGACGGCGACGCGAGCCGGCAGCAGCAGGCGTACGTCGTGCTGCGCAACACCTCGGGCCACACCTGCACGATGCGCGGCTTCCCCGGCGTCGACCTGGTGAACAGCGGCACGCAGTGGTCCCTCCGGCGCACCTCGCAGTCCCCGGCGACGGTCACGCTGCGGTCGGGCGCGACCACCCGCTTCACCGTGACGTTCCTGCCGTGGAGCGCCGACGGCAACTCCGCGTCCAACGACTTCGCGCCCACCGCCCTCGTCATCACCCCGCCCGACGAGACCTCCTCCTACGACCTGCCCTGGCGCTGGGGCCACGTCCTGCTCCAGGACGCCGCCACCCACCCGGGCACCTACACCGGCCCGGTCGGCGGCTGA